The Xiphophorus hellerii strain 12219 chromosome 6, Xiphophorus_hellerii-4.1, whole genome shotgun sequence genomic interval caaattttaaggttaatggaaatgcagcttctGTAACACAACTATATTTTCTGAAAGCATGTGAACGTATGATCATACTTTGGTTTCTTTTCCAGCCTTCATCTCAGATTCGCATCCTGTCTCTGGCGTGTTATCAGGACTCACCCGGATATATGAAAGGAACGGATTTAGAGGATATTATAACGGCATGGGAGCCAGCTTCGTGAGAGCGATTCCATGCACGCTAATAAACTACAGCCTGaccaggaaatttgaaaatatgttttcttccaTGGAATCTTGAGGAACTCaaacaattgttttatttttatatttctggtatgttttctgagtttcaatGTACAACAGACTGGTTTCTGTTGATTAAGTTCAACTTTTAATATATCTgaccaagaaaataaaaccagcatgaGGATTTGAAACCACTAAACCTGCTCAGGGCTGAAGCACGGTTGATCGAACACATATATTAACAGAAACTGTGATGATAAGTTCATTAAGGTCTGTTCTGAATGGAAATGTGCTCTGCTGGggtttgtttaataaaattctaCCTTAAAGTGGGACACAGTCTTTGTTTACATATAGAGCTGGTTTATTTGAGTaacgttttggaaaaaaattacttttaagatttgttttacTACTctatactttttacttttacttcagtaattttattatgaagtatcactcttacttgagtaaaatgtctggatacTCTACCTTTTGTAAGGAACTTCACTGAATGcagaacaagcttgttttaaccaaaacctCACCAGACAAAGACCTGCAGTTTgcgttaaagtttcataagttttatattgaaagaaactgatttggaattttttttattttgttttgtagctatgatttttatctgaattatttaaattttggtctttaaaagttaaaagtataAATTCATACCAAAATTGCATTAGAGAGAGTAAAAATGaatctgactttaatttcagaacTCTGAGATTAAACATGATTACTataatattattacattttgttttaaaaacaatacacaTGCGGTTTGAGTCGcaattaatattattttgattttaacttcAGAATTCTGTTGATTAAGTTCAACTTTTAATATATCTgaccaagaaaataaaaccagcatgaGGATTTGAAACCACTAAACCTGCTCAGGGCTGAAGCACGGTTGACCGAACACATATATTAACAGAAACTGTGATGATAAGTTCCTTAGGGTCTGACACAATACAATGACACATCATTATGATTTGTACGCAAAAGCTGAATGGCCTCCTTTAAGTGTACggagaaacaatcatttaatgatCCTGATATATACTGTAAATCTCTACTCGGTCTAACCCCAGCATATTTATGCACTCTCCTAGAACTGTCAGTTCTCATTCTCTACGCTCCAATAACATTATTCTTCTGCATGTCCCACGCTTTCGAACTGAAAAGGGGAAGCATTCAGTGTGTTGGCCCCCACAGCTGGAATCAGTTGCAGTCTGAACTTAAGATGTCGGAAATGatttcactggacttatttcgagcagttcttaaagataggcaacaagattctatgaaacagtgtcattgtttttaaattgtttttattgttttatacttgtgcatatgtattaattgttttatcttgtaaccaggttgctatgtattgcaaattttttgcccaggtccttcttgaaaatgagatctagatctcaacggggtttacctggttaaataaataaaggagctagaaaaattctgagattaaacatggtttttaattgttttccaaCTTACTTTGAAAACTATTAACATGAGTTTAAAGTcgaatttctgactttaattctagaattttaactttaatctaatctaatctaatgtAATTCCACCTTACATTTGAAACCATGCacttgagattaaagtcagagttCTGACTTTGCCAGTCTTTCATCAAGATGGGAAACTTTTAGAAACCAGTCTCATTGAGAGAGATGAGTTGggctggaggaaaacaaaatttctgGAATATTTAAGAGATCTTTTAAGTTAAACTCAggattctgagattaaagtcagatttatttctagTGCCCCAGATATTCTTTTAAATCTACTTTATCTGCAGACACGGGTTTTTCATTTGCCCCTTTCCTTTATTAATCTCGCGTTTCATTGTTCTTATCGCGAGACCAAGCCAGTTACCGCGAGTTCAGACGTCTGTCGGCAGTGAATGAGGCCCTCCATCTTGTGGCGCGGCAGAGGAGAACAGCAGCAGTGATGGCAGACTACAGCAGCGTGGCTCCACCGTCCTCTAACGCTGGTGGGGGGATGAACGATGCTTTTAAAGACGCTTTACAGCGAGCGAGACAGGTAAGAAGTACGATTTGGGCAAAAAATGGTACAAATATTATGAACTTCCTGGTGAAGTGACCGATTTTTGTTGACTTCCTACAGTTGGTAGCGCGACAGACTAAGCTAGGCTAGGCTAATTTAAGAGGATGACTAATGTTACGCCACTGCAAAAGTGAAAACAGGTATCTAAAACGATCACTGCTGCATAATTTGATAGGAAATAACAAAATTTCAATCAGTCTAATAAAATCAACCCCCTTTTAATGTACGATTGTAtcaataagacattttaagggAAACTTAAAGCGGTCCTTTGTTGGTCCGACTTCCGGGCAGAAGTAGGCCGCAGGCCGCGTGCACCAACCACTACTTCTGGAGATGAAAGTACCCTAAAACTCCCgcttttcttatgtttttgtctttcagatCGCAGCCAAGATCGGCGGAGATGGCGTTGTGGCTCCACCAACGAACGAGTTTGGCTACGGAGGCCAGAAAAGGCCCCTGGAGGACGCTGGTGGGTATTTTCCCATGCCTAACCTGAATATCGGTCAGTGGCTCAAATCGATCTTAATGCAACTCTTCATGATTAATGCTTCCCTCTCTTTCTGTAGCCTCTACTGTGCATTGACCTCTTTTCAGCTGTCTGTAACCCAGCATTAATACTAACACAACCTACTAACCACTTTAGAAGttgatttttcccccccacGTTTTCAAATGAAGACTGTAACAGTTGCATGCTTCACCCCTTACTTTTGTCGTGAATATACAGAGCTGTTTTAGCAAtgcctaaatgtaattttttttagttgtttaaagAAATTTGTATAAAGAATGTAAATCTTGACTTTTAAGACAGTTTGTCTTGCAGTGTTACAATAACGTTAAAGTGAGTCCATGTATAAATGTCTTGGTGCCAACTCCTCTAACTAGATATTAGGTGTAATGCATGTAATGTTTATGTAAAGAAAGACATCTGTAACCAAGTTAGACCAAGTTTGAATTCAATTTTTAGACAGATATTTAACAGTAATTATCAAGAAGTTTATTAAATACACTATACAAACAAATGTATAAGAGGTTATATTTTAACgtttatgaataaattatataCAGATTAACTTTTGATGTCATTACAGTTAatcaaactgaactttttataaaaatgtagttCAAGagtctttgtttttcatattttgtcaacaAAACTTTAAGATGTCCTAAAATGGCAGCTACAAGCTGTATGTTTTTAGATTGGCTTTatgaatttattgtatttagCCAAGAGTGTGCAAGACTTGTTACACAAGTTTAGTCGTAGTCTGAATGTTCTGCAGAAAGCAAAACCGGAAGTAAAATCTCATGTATCCTTAGCCTGTAAGGTTCTAACACATTTATAACATGTACAAGTTATTTCCAGGTTCAACAGCATCAATAAGTGTGTGTAAACAGATGTGATTATgtggtttattttgtgtttttatcacagAACAAccagaaacaaagaaagtagCTACAAATGACGGTAAGTGTTTGTTGCTCTTTTCATGTCTTTTAAAAACTAGTTTAATTTCCCGTTAAATGGACTGTAACGTTTCCCCACAGCCTTCTCAGCCATGGGAGGGATGGGCGGCCCTCCAAGGTAAACTCAGCTCAAATTTACCAGGCAGATGTGTGGGTTCAGGCAGATGTGTGGGTTCTACACACtcatggttttgttttcatttctagaTCAACATCAGAGGAATTCAAGGTTCCAGATGGAATGGTTGGATTTAGTAAGTCATTTTTTCTTGTGAGGTAAATTGCTATTTTTGTTCTTATTAtgtgaaactgaaatatttcactcttaTTTAGTTATTGGAAGAGGAGGTGAACAAATATCCCGCATCCAGCAGGAATCTGGGTGTAAAATACAGATTGCTCCTGGTAAGTCCGGTTTTCTggcaataaaatactttttaaaaaactactaTTGCATCTATACTTGGGTGTTGAAACTAGGgctgaaattattatttgtgATGAAACAGTTATTGAAATAGCtgccaactaatttagtaatcgattaattggcAACTAGAGTATACCCACTCAAAAAAGACTTTGTTGAAAAAACTCCCAAATGTATTCAGAGCCGTAATTAAGCcgaaactgtacaaaatatatactcattttgcatttagaataaaaaaacacacctttgtctgtaaatgttttacccAAAATCCCTGAAGTGGcccagttttagcttcactcgGTTTTAATTCACTGAGTTTGAACCAGGTGAataacatttgcattttaaacaataaaatgtttttcttatgttaaaaagaaattgactagtatattatttttcaattattgtattaaaaaagaCTCAAGTAGTTAAACtaattttttaatctaattgatcgttagaataattgattaattaataaataaaatagttagTTGCTGCCCTAGTTGAAATTTGTTTCTATCTTGTAGACAGTGGAGGGATGCCTGACAGGTCGGTGACATTAACGGGGGCACCAGAATCAATCCAGTAAGTATTAAAGAGAAACttattataaatttataaaatgatACACATGATTACATCGTGAACATGTCGAATTAAATCCTTCCCTTCAGGGCCGCAAAGAGACTTCTTACTGAGATCGTGGAGAAGGGACGTCCGGCTCCTGCTTTCCACCACAACGACGGTCCGGGAATGACGGTCCAGGAAATTATGGTGCCTGCTTCCAAAGCTGGCCTCGTCATTGGGAAGGGAGGAGAGACCATCAAAAGCCTTCAGGTGTGTAATGGATACTGGATTGAAAAGCAGGAAGGTGTTAATTACTGGGAGAAACTCGACCTGATTGTGGTGCTGCAACATGCAGGAACGAGCCGGTGTGAAGATGGTCATGATCCAAGACGGACCTCAGAACACGGGTGCAGACAAGCCACTCCGCATTTCCGGAGACCCATTTAAAGTCCAGGTGAGTTTAATTGTGGTTTTTAAACTTCAGGATAAAGTTTTCTtgacctgagtgaagttggtcTCTTTACGTTTTTCTAATCAAACAAAACTGGTGTCAAATGTATGTGCTACCGTTTTCATTTGTGCTgctcacatttttaataaaactataaaagttTCTGGAggtcaaagaaaataaatcagccCCTCACATTTATGAAATCAAACAAATGCGGTGTCAGTCAACTgtgctgtgtttttctgctaaaatttccatttatggtgcttttattttgaagatattaatgaaattaACCCACATTATCCAAATCAAACTAAATCTATATTAAAAATTTGTGCTACATATATGTGAGAACATTTTAGCAGCAAATGTAGCATAGTTAATTGACACCAAatgtgtttgattaaaaaaaaaaaagtgggagtCTTATTGCCTTTCTATGACCTCTGGAAACTCAAAATGATgaaatgatagcagcacaaaccAAAATCTCTGCTGCACAACTATTTGATgccattttgtttgaaatgaagaAGGTTTTGTGGAACATCTTCATTCAGGTGTCTTCGTGATATGATTGTAAtaaatctgcatgttttttgtCCAGATGTAGTGACATTTTATTCTCTGATTTTCAGCAAGCCAAAGAGATGGTGATGGAGCTGATCAGAGAGCAGGGCTTCAGGGAGCAGCGGGGCGAGTACGGGTCCAGGGTCGGAGGAGGAGACAGCTTAGATGTGAGTGTCTATTGTTACACTATTTGACTGTCAGCCAGCAACTTTTAATCCtgtgttaaattttatttatttattgccacCACTTAGGTTCCAGTCCCGCGGTTTGCAGTTGGGATTGTCATCGGCAGAAATGGAGAGAtgataaagaaaatacagaacGACACAGGAGTCAGAATTCAGTTCAAACCAGGTGAGCTGGTTGAATGAATAACGAGCTGCTGTTTGGAGTTTGTTTGAAGTTGTTTTGGTCTATGATGAAAACTCATGCACCACGCTGACAAGCTGATGTATAACCCTAACCCAAACCAATCTGAGACCTAAACACAGATTAATGGtgagtagctgcgtttccattacaaacatgcgcaaaaactttgtcgatattccgctaatgtcacaaaaacacaattttgcaattgtgagGTTTCAGTCAAATTagaaactcaattaaaaatCACACGAAAGTTTGCTCacataagtcattaaaaaacatgccgtgCCATCGTCCTATAATTTTCTTCGTCTTTTCTGCCAGTAATAACATCTGGTCATTTATCATAACTGATGGGAAATGTATGTATGTCCAttcagttttgtaaaatacagCGCAAAAAACGGCTCatcaaaaaatttgttttttccaaattgaCTAGTTTCCATTAGGGATGCATGAAGTTAATCAACATGCAATTAAtagtttattagattaaaattggtTCCAATcgattaaaaatgtttgcttcaaCCTTTTAGTGTTGTAATTTGGCTGCCATCCAACAGGGGGTGCCACTGGTCACCCTTAAGCCAGCCAGTTGATACAAAGATGGCGGGGCCATATCAGAACGGGAAAGAGAGACAGTCCAACAGAGTCCGATTTGGGATGCGAAACGGACTTTATGCGGTTCTGTATTCAGTATTCAATACAGCTGACACAAGATAATGTTAAAATGGcttttaaattcaaacatttagcCCTTTGCTATAGAAAGACGGTTGGCCCTCTTGATAAAAGAGAAAACTCagctttttaagaaaatggccgcGTAATCATTAGTCATTCGATAtaaggtcaatggaaacgcagctactgatgATGCGTTTAGTTGATGTGTTTAAACCATGTTGTTGACAGACTCAGTGCAGCTGCTGAAGCTAACGCCTGTACCTTTGTTCCAGATGACGGCACCACGCCTGACAGGATAGCACAGATCATGGGCCCTCCGGACCAGGCCCAGCATGCAGCAGAGATCATCTCGGACCTGCTGAGGAGCGTCCAGGCTGGAGGCCCTCCGGGGCACGGAGGGGGCAGGGGACGTGGTCGTGGGCAGGGCAACTGGAACAtggggccccctggtggcctgCAGGAGTTCTCCTTTACAGTCCCAACCATGAAGACCGGGCTGATCATTGGAAAAGGTAATTagttcatcttttttatttgctacatttaattgaaataaGGGTTTGTACGGGTGCTTAAATCCTTAAATACTCAAACACTAGAAGGTGTTTGAAAAGTGTTTGATATTCTGTCTGCACTGCTGtgtaataaagttgtaataaagtTGTaggagaaaagacagaaaatcaaaTGATTTGAGCGGGAAGATTATTTACCTTAACTTACCTCGAAAATGTAGGAATTTtactgtggaaaaagtgaacaaactctgaaaactcctgctttaactaaagtaaaataaaacttaagttCAAAATAGGTAAGTgttgaaaaccagaaaattaaaatgttgactGTTTTTTGTCTTGATTCAGGGGGCGAGACGATCAAAGGCATCAGCCAGCAGTCAGGAGCCAGGATTGAGCTGCAGAGGAACCCTCCACCCAACGCCGACCCCAACATAAAGATGTTCACCGTCAGAGGAAACCCTCAGCAGATCGACTATGCCAGGCAGCTGGTGGAGGAGAAGATTGGGGTGAGATATTGGTTTTAGGGTTTATATAAAAACCTCCCTCTATCCATGAAGTTGCAGCTCATGTCTGActttttccccctcctccttCCTTTCATCAGGGTCCAGTCACTCCGATGGGAGGCCCACATGGTCCCCCAGGTCCACATGGTGGGCCAGGTCCGCATGGTCCTCCGGGACCACCAGGACCCCCAGGCGCTCCAATGGGACCTTACAACCCTGGACCTTACAACCAAGGCCCTCCAGGACCACAGTAAGTTTGTTTAAAGGGgacattttatgcaaaattgactttttacacgtttttatatttcagtttggGTCTCGACTGCtgctaaaaacaacccaagcgtttggaaaaaaaaaaaaaaaaaaaagacacccaGCCATTTTAGGTGTCTGGAAAAGGAGCCGTTTTAAAAAACCTCCTATTAAATCATAATTGACAGGctctgtgccgttacctagcaacccaagctgaacCCCAggatgtttggtcagctggttttactgttgtacaatggctgctggaaaagacaagtctTGTTATTGACTTACCACCCAGAAACTACTTGCGGCATTCTTTTTGGTTGTGTAGGAGGCTCCACTTATGCTTTTCAAAGGTGTATGGTTGtttaattgcacatctgtttgcagccattttcacgtgagagtgtaaatgttgagttagCAGACCTGACCAGAATGAAATCttattatctaagaatgattttgtatGGAAAAATGTACTAACCCAAATCCTAACATGAAGTATAATAGATCACCTTCAAGCTTCTggttaatgtgttttattaagtcATGTATGATTTCTCTTCAGTGGCCCTCCTGCTCCTTATCAGCCTCAAGGATGGGGGAACGGTTATCCTCACTGGCAGCAGGGCCAGCCGGATCCAAGTGAGTCACAGAAACCTTTACAAAGCAAAATTAAACAGTTACAGCtaacattgtgtttttgtgttataatataaaaatatcactttattATATTTGGAAGGTTATTATATTTGATACTTTGGGATCAGAGTATTCTTGAATTTATACGgagaagataaaaacacaagcaGGCAGATtggataaacattttttattcttgagCAAACTTATGtggattaatttttaaattattttaatagatATATATTAATGCTATCTGTGCATCCCTGAAATTATACAAAGTCATATTTAAGTcttttagggctgaaacaattaattgtggtgaaagaaatattgaaatcaactaatttagtaattgattaatctttAACTGGAGTAAACAAAAAAGGATATTTGTTGGAATAACTTTCAGAGCAATAATTATCCAAAACAGtacaagataataaaaatgatcttaaaattaaaaaattatcttaaatctgcatttaagataaaaaagaaaatctttgtaATTATGTTCTACACAGAACTTGTCATgttgcagttttagcttcatctggttcaatTTCTATAAGAGAAAATCTATTAATCACTTTTTGCTgtccagttattaatcaattaattaaaatattcaacagaTCTGCCTTGCACTGCATTGATAGATCAAGTAAGGAGGGCTGAACCTTTGTGTGACGgtaaatcatttcaaatatccaaaataaataaataaaacaacagaaagtacaaataaaatgaattgtcGTTTAGAAACAGATACTTGGGACCAAAGCATCAgcgaaaagagaaaaacgataaatcatgcaaatggaaattgtttgttttgttttaatttatcatgcgattaatttatttactttgcgTTACGGGTCCAGTTGTTgggagtattttttttagcttttgctacaaatgaagCAGCATACTCTAAAGTAATGATGCGCTACTTCTTTtcaggaaatgtttattttgttatttacttGTTCCTTTGATGCATTTCTAATGTATAAAAAAGTTGAGGTGCATcagtgaaaaatctgcagaatatgcCAATGTTTTTGAATTAGATTATTAGTTGCAGACCTAAAATCTTTTTGCCTGTCTAAATTCACCTAAATGTGACCAAACCCAATTTGTGCTCAGATAAAGCAGCAGCTGATGCCAACGCAGCAGCGTGGGCAGCGTACTACGCTCAGTACGGCCAGCAGCCCCAGGCCTCCATGACTCCAACCAGCGGGGCTCCAGGCACGGCTCAACCCAACGGTCAAGGTGAGCCCAGTGTCCGCCCAGCTCTACAGCAACATGCTTAGGTTCAGCTTAGTCGGATAGATATACTGGTGTATCTAACAGAACGCAGGCTGGATTGGCTTCACTTCGAAATAACCTCTTTCCCAGAGAGCGACAGAGTAGTTTTTCCTCCACCATCTCTAGGCTGACAGCGGGTGGAGAGGCCGCTGAGAAAGATTCACTAATTACAAGTACGGTTCTTTTTAACAGGTGACCCACAGGCTGCAGGTCAGAGTGGACAGACAGATTACACCAAGGCCTGGGAGGAATATTACAAGAAAATGGGTATATGATTGTAGTTTCAGTGTACACCTATTAACACCAGCCAGTCTAAACAGCCACTGGGCCTTGAATCCGCTTCTTTTTCAGGTCTGGGTTATTTTGTCGGGCTTGCTGGTTTTCAGT includes:
- the fubp1 gene encoding far upstream element-binding protein 1 isoform X1 encodes the protein MADYSSVAPPSSNAGGGMNDAFKDALQRARQIAAKIGGDGVVAPPTNEFGYGGQKRPLEDAGGYFPMPNLNIEQPETKKVATNDAFSAMGGMGGPPRSTSEEFKVPDGMVGFIIGRGGEQISRIQQESGCKIQIAPDSGGMPDRSVTLTGAPESIQAAKRLLTEIVEKGRPAPAFHHNDGPGMTVQEIMVPASKAGLVIGKGGETIKSLQERAGVKMVMIQDGPQNTGADKPLRISGDPFKVQQAKEMVMELIREQGFREQRGEYGSRVGGGDSLDVPVPRFAVGIVIGRNGEMIKKIQNDTGVRIQFKPDDGTTPDRIAQIMGPPDQAQHAAEIISDLLRSVQAGGPPGHGGGRGRGRGQGNWNMGPPGGLQEFSFTVPTMKTGLIIGKGGETIKGISQQSGARIELQRNPPPNADPNIKMFTVRGNPQQIDYARQLVEEKIGGPVTPMGGPHGPPGPHGGPGPHGPPGPPGPPGAPMGPYNPGPYNQGPPGPHGPPAPYQPQGWGNGYPHWQQGQPDPNLPCTALIDQVRRAEPLCDDKAAADANAAAWAAYYAQYGQQPQASMTPTSGAPGTAQPNGQGDPQAAGQSGQTDYTKAWEEYYKKMGQQNQPPQDYTKAWEEYYKKQGQAAPQAAPAAAPAAAQPGGQPDYSAAWAEYYRQQAAYYGTGNPQAMGAAPQAPQVHRE
- the fubp1 gene encoding far upstream element-binding protein 1 isoform X4; protein product: MADYSSVAPPSSNAGGGMNDAFKDALQRARQIAAKIGGDGVVAPPTNEFGYGGQKRPLEDAGGYFPMPNLNIEQPETKKVATNDAFSAMGGMGGPPRSTSEEFKVPDGMVGFIIGRGGEQISRIQQESGCKIQIAPDSGGMPDRSVTLTGAPESIQAAKRLLTEIVEKGRPAPAFHHNDGPGMTVQEIMVPASKAGLVIGKGGETIKSLQERAGVKMVMIQDGPQNTGADKPLRISGDPFKVQQAKEMVMELIREQGFREQRGEYGSRVGGGDSLDVPVPRFAVGIVIGRNGEMIKKIQNDTGVRIQFKPDDGTTPDRIAQIMGPPDQAQHAAEIISDLLRSVQAGGPPGHGGGRGRGRGQGNWNMGPPGGLQEFSFTVPTMKTGLIIGKGGETIKGISQQSGARIELQRNPPPNADPNIKMFTVRGNPQQIDYARQLVEEKIGGPVTPMGGPHGPPGPHGGPGPHGPPGPPGPPGAPMGPYNPGPYNQGPPGPHGPPAPYQPQGWGNGYPHWQQGQPDPNKAAADANAAAWAAYYAQYGQQPQASMTPTSGAPGTAQPNGQGDPQAAGQSGQTDYTKAWEEYYKKMGQQNQPPQDYTKAWEEYYKKQGQAAPQAAPAAAPAAAQPGGQPDYSAAWAEYYRQQAAYYGTGNPQAMGAAPQAPQVHRE
- the fubp1 gene encoding far upstream element-binding protein 1 isoform X6, with the translated sequence MADYSSVAPPSSNAGGGMNDAFKDALQRARQIAAKIGGDGVVAPPTNEFGYGGQKRPLEDAGGYFPMPNLNIEQPETKKVATNDAFSAMGGMGGPPRSTSEEFKVPDGMVGFIIGRGGEQISRIQQESGCKIQIAPDSGGMPDRSVTLTGAPESIQAAKRLLTEIVEKGRPAPAFHHNDGPGMTVQEIMVPASKAGLVIGKGGETIKSLQERAGVKMVMIQDGPQNTGADKPLRISGDPFKVQQAKEMVMELIREQGFREQRGEYGSRVGGGDSLDVPVPRFAVGIVIGRNGEMIKKIQNDTGVRIQFKPDDGTTPDRIAQIMGPPDQAQHAAEIISDLLRSVQAGGPPGHGGGRGRGRGQGNWNMGPPGGLQEFSFTVPTMKTGLIIGKGGETIKGISQQSGARIELQRNPPPNADPNIKMFTVRGNPQQIDYARQLVEEKIGGPVTPMGGPHGPPGPHGGPGPHGPPGPPGPPGAPMGPYNPGPYNQGPPGPHGPPAPYQPQGWGNGYPHWQQGQPDPNKAAADANAAAWAAYYAQYGQQPQASMTPTSGAPGTAQPNGQGQQNQPPQDYTKAWEEYYKKQGQAAPQAAPAAAPAAAQPGGQPDYSAAWAEYYRQQAAYYGTGNPQAMGAAPQAPQVHRE
- the fubp1 gene encoding far upstream element-binding protein 1 isoform X2; translation: MADYSSVAPPSSNAGGGMNDAFKDALQRARQIAAKIGGDGVVAPPTNEFGYGGQKRPLEDAGGYFPMPNLNIEQPETKKVATNDAFSAMGGMGGPPRSTSEEFKVPDGMVGFIIGRGGEQISRIQQESGCKIQIAPDSGGMPDRSVTLTGAPESIQAAKRLLTEIVEKGRPAPAFHHNDGPGMTVQEIMVPASKAGLVIGKGGETIKSLQERAGVKMVMIQDGPQNTGADKPLRISGDPFKVQQAKEMVMELIREQGFREQRGEYGSRVGGGDSLDVPVPRFAVGIVIGRNGEMIKKIQNDTGVRIQFKPDDGTTPDRIAQIMGPPDQAQHAAEIISDLLRSVQAGGPPGHGGGRGRGRGQGNWNMGPPGGLQEFSFTVPTMKTGLIIGKGGETIKGISQQSGARIELQRNPPPNADPNIKMFTVRGNPQQIDYARQLVEEKIGGPVTPMGGPHGPPGPHGGPGPHGPPGPPGPPGAPMGPYNPGPYNQGPPGPHGPPAPYQPQGWGNGYPHWQQGQPDPNLPCTALIDQVRRAEPLCDDKAAADANAAAWAAYYAQYGQQPQASMTPTSGAPGTAQPNGQGDPQAAGQSGQTDYTKAWEEYYKKMGQQNQPPQDYTKAWEEYYKKQGQAAPQAAPAAAPAAAQPGGQPDYSAAWAEYYRQQAAYYGTGNPQAMGAAPQAPQGQ
- the fubp1 gene encoding far upstream element-binding protein 1 isoform X5, whose product is MADYSSVAPPSSNAGGGMNDAFKDALQRARQIAAKIGGDGVVAPPTNEFGYGGQKRPLEDAGGYFPMPNLNIEQPETKKVATNDAFSAMGGMGGPPRSTSEEFKVPDGMVGFIIGRGGEQISRIQQESGCKIQIAPDSGGMPDRSVTLTGAPESIQAAKRLLTEIVEKGRPAPAFHHNDGPGMTVQEIMVPASKAGLVIGKGGETIKSLQERAGVKMVMIQDGPQNTGADKPLRISGDPFKVQQAKEMVMELIREQGFREQRGEYGSRVGGGDSLDVPVPRFAVGIVIGRNGEMIKKIQNDTGVRIQFKPDDGTTPDRIAQIMGPPDQAQHAAEIISDLLRSVQAGGPPGHGGGRGRGRGQGNWNMGPPGGLQEFSFTVPTMKTGLIIGKGGETIKGISQQSGARIELQRNPPPNADPNIKMFTVRGNPQQIDYARQLVEEKIGGPVTPMGGPHGPPGPHGGPGPHGPPGPPGPPGAPMGPYNPGPYNQGPPGPHGPPAPYQPQGWGNGYPHWQQGQPDPNLPCTALIDQVRRAEPLCDDKAAADANAAAWAAYYAQYGQQPQASMTPTSGAPGTAQPNGQGQQNQPPQDYTKAWEEYYKKQGQAAPQAAPAAAPAAAQPGGQPDYSAAWAEYYRQQAAYYGTGNPQAMGAAPQAPQVHRE
- the fubp1 gene encoding far upstream element-binding protein 1 isoform X3, which translates into the protein MADYSSVAPPSSNAGGGMNDAFKDALQRARQIAAKIGGDGVVAPPTNEFGYGGQKRPLEDAEQPETKKVATNDAFSAMGGMGGPPRSTSEEFKVPDGMVGFIIGRGGEQISRIQQESGCKIQIAPDSGGMPDRSVTLTGAPESIQAAKRLLTEIVEKGRPAPAFHHNDGPGMTVQEIMVPASKAGLVIGKGGETIKSLQERAGVKMVMIQDGPQNTGADKPLRISGDPFKVQQAKEMVMELIREQGFREQRGEYGSRVGGGDSLDVPVPRFAVGIVIGRNGEMIKKIQNDTGVRIQFKPDDGTTPDRIAQIMGPPDQAQHAAEIISDLLRSVQAGGPPGHGGGRGRGRGQGNWNMGPPGGLQEFSFTVPTMKTGLIIGKGGETIKGISQQSGARIELQRNPPPNADPNIKMFTVRGNPQQIDYARQLVEEKIGGPVTPMGGPHGPPGPHGGPGPHGPPGPPGPPGAPMGPYNPGPYNQGPPGPHGPPAPYQPQGWGNGYPHWQQGQPDPNLPCTALIDQVRRAEPLCDDKAAADANAAAWAAYYAQYGQQPQASMTPTSGAPGTAQPNGQGDPQAAGQSGQTDYTKAWEEYYKKMGQQNQPPQDYTKAWEEYYKKQGQAAPQAAPAAAPAAAQPGGQPDYSAAWAEYYRQQAAYYGTGNPQAMGAAPQAPQVHRE